One Mycolicibacterium goodii genomic region harbors:
- a CDS encoding RraA family protein, producing MLDEFGVRGAIPASRLGPSMPRERIVGNATTVRNVDQSRSAFAAVSDKDWRMAEILALRTASPGDVLVIEGLAEVSNMGGLMASVAKRQGLAGAIVDGGVRDLGRSRSLHFPVWSRDHTPITGKWRSVTTEVNGTVRLCGVQVAAGDLIIADETGICCIPRDLIDSVLERAEQIASSEIGFDALLKADEPVDGLIDYLYGKTD from the coding sequence GTGCTCGACGAGTTTGGCGTTCGTGGTGCCATTCCCGCGTCTCGTCTGGGTCCGTCTATGCCGAGGGAGAGGATTGTCGGAAACGCCACGACGGTGCGGAACGTGGATCAGTCGCGGTCGGCGTTTGCCGCGGTGTCTGATAAGGATTGGCGCATGGCCGAGATCCTCGCGCTGAGGACTGCGAGTCCCGGGGACGTGTTGGTCATCGAAGGTCTTGCCGAGGTGTCGAACATGGGTGGCTTGATGGCGTCGGTGGCCAAGAGGCAGGGTTTGGCGGGTGCGATAGTCGACGGTGGCGTGCGCGATTTGGGACGATCTCGCTCTTTGCACTTTCCTGTGTGGTCGCGCGACCATACTCCGATCACCGGCAAGTGGCGCAGCGTCACCACTGAGGTGAACGGAACGGTCCGGCTGTGCGGTGTTCAGGTGGCCGCCGGCGACCTCATCATCGCCGATGAGACCGGGATTTGCTGTATTCCTCGTGATCTCATCGACTCTGTCCTGGAGCGCGCAGAGCAGATCGCGTCCTCGGAGATCGGTTTCGATGCCCTGCTCAAGGCCGACGAGCCGGTCGACGGCCTTATCGACTACCTGTACGGCAAAACAGACTGA
- a CDS encoding CaiB/BaiF CoA transferase family protein gives MSNRNGTSESLVGLRVLDLSRVLAGPLCCQLLGDHGADVIKVESPDGDDTRRWGPPFVADDMSAYFNAINRNKRNICLDLQTSRGQQVLERLLEDTDVVVENFKAGTMARWGFSDEQILERHPRLIVCRITGFGTDGPMGGMPGYDAVTQAYGGLMSINGEPDGPALRVGVPVVDMVTGIYAFSGILLALNARRLTGRGQVVDCTLVDTAVSLLHPHSASTLADGRVPVRTGSAHPTVAPYDTFEASDGAVFIGIGNDRQFRILGEQLGVPDLADDPRFRTNADRIGNLKALSELLSEKIAPLTKNELAHDLIARGVPVSAIRDVREVLDDEHVRHREMVVEMGDYRGVGFPIKLTDTPASIRQAPRAKGADTHAVLTSLGYDDETISQLLSAQVVVQDTATPNVQEASHE, from the coding sequence ATGAGTAATCGAAATGGGACAAGCGAAAGTCTCGTCGGGCTGCGAGTCCTCGATCTGTCACGTGTTCTGGCCGGCCCGCTGTGTTGTCAACTCCTCGGCGACCACGGAGCGGATGTGATCAAGGTCGAGTCGCCTGACGGGGACGACACACGGCGGTGGGGTCCCCCGTTCGTGGCAGACGACATGAGCGCTTACTTCAACGCGATCAACCGCAACAAACGCAATATCTGCTTGGACCTGCAGACCTCGCGAGGACAGCAGGTGCTCGAGCGACTACTCGAGGACACCGATGTGGTCGTAGAGAACTTCAAGGCAGGAACCATGGCTCGGTGGGGGTTCTCCGACGAGCAGATTCTGGAGCGTCACCCACGTCTGATCGTCTGCCGTATCACCGGCTTTGGCACCGACGGACCAATGGGTGGGATGCCGGGCTACGATGCCGTCACTCAGGCCTACGGCGGCCTCATGAGCATTAACGGCGAACCCGATGGCCCAGCGTTGCGGGTCGGCGTCCCGGTGGTGGACATGGTCACCGGGATCTACGCGTTCAGTGGAATTTTGCTGGCGCTCAACGCTCGTCGGCTCACAGGTCGCGGGCAGGTCGTGGACTGCACGCTTGTTGATACTGCGGTGTCGCTGTTGCATCCGCACTCGGCCTCCACCCTGGCCGATGGACGGGTACCTGTGCGTACAGGGTCCGCGCACCCGACGGTGGCCCCCTACGACACCTTCGAGGCATCCGATGGGGCGGTGTTCATCGGCATCGGCAATGATCGCCAGTTCCGCATCCTGGGCGAGCAACTGGGCGTGCCCGACCTAGCCGACGACCCACGTTTTCGCACCAACGCTGACCGCATCGGGAACCTGAAAGCCCTGAGCGAACTGCTGTCCGAGAAGATCGCCCCATTGACGAAGAACGAGCTCGCGCATGACCTCATTGCCCGCGGGGTGCCGGTGTCAGCGATCCGCGACGTCCGCGAAGTCCTTGACGATGAGCACGTCCGTCACCGCGAGATGGTCGTGGAGATGGGCGACTACCGCGGCGTCGGCTTTCCGATCAAGTTGACCGACACTCCGGCGTCGATCAGGCAAGCTCCTCGCGCCAAAGGGGCAGACACACACGCGGTTCTGACCTCTCTTGGCTACGACGACGAGACCATCAGCCAACTGTTGTCCGCGCAAGTAGTCGTGCAGGACACCGCGACCCCGAATGTCCAAGAGGCATCTCATGAGTGA
- a CDS encoding AMP-binding protein yields MSDYVWWPSPERIAEANVTRLANRHGIDSLTELRRRSVGDVRWYWDAAIDDLAIPFRSPYRQVLDTSRGKEHSDWFVGSEFTIVDACLTRWADSLCPAIIHEAEDGRVEELSFAELSRQVAALAAGLNRIGVTEGDTVALYLPMIPEAVVAFYAAASIGAIVVPLFSGFAAPAISARLNDAGVTAVIVADATIRRGRRVDMAAEMAAAVAAAPSVTSIVTVANVDEMVTFKTDNLTVTSWTELLAGDNVRDTARAFPAMQTLMLGYTSGTTGTPKGAVHTHAGFTVKVATEMAYSFDVAPNDRVCWVTDMGWVMGPFTIVGAHANGATLVLYEGSPDAPDTLRLWELVERHSISTLGLSPTLIRALRDTPLPTIRSRDLKSVRTLGSTGEPWDPDSYDWLAVEVFDGRVPIINISGGTEVGGSFLAPYPVEPIASCSLGGPSLGMDVDVVDGNARSVRGGIGELVCRTPWPSMTRSVWRDHDRYLQSYWSTFDGVWCHGDFALVDTKDGAWYILGRSDDVMNVAGKRLAPAEVESVLTSHPGVAEAAAIGVPDPKKGETIWVFWVPREGADSSSVSAELRAAVADNIGKPFAPNEIIAVSELPKTRSAKIMRRAIRAVATGADPGDLSSAENPAALDRIRAVLADAHRRA; encoded by the coding sequence ATGAGTGATTACGTCTGGTGGCCAAGCCCCGAGCGTATCGCCGAAGCCAATGTGACACGCCTGGCGAACCGTCATGGCATCGATTCCCTCACAGAACTGCGTCGTCGGTCGGTAGGTGATGTGCGGTGGTACTGGGATGCCGCTATCGACGACCTCGCCATACCGTTCCGATCGCCCTACCGCCAAGTCCTCGACACCTCCCGGGGCAAAGAGCATTCGGACTGGTTCGTCGGCAGCGAATTCACCATCGTCGATGCGTGTCTCACTCGGTGGGCGGACTCGCTCTGTCCCGCAATCATTCACGAGGCTGAAGACGGCCGCGTCGAGGAGCTCTCATTCGCCGAATTGTCGCGGCAGGTCGCCGCGCTCGCTGCAGGGCTGAACAGGATAGGCGTGACAGAGGGCGACACAGTTGCGTTGTACCTTCCGATGATCCCAGAGGCGGTCGTCGCCTTCTATGCAGCAGCCAGCATCGGAGCCATCGTGGTACCGCTGTTCTCGGGATTCGCAGCACCGGCGATCAGTGCACGCCTCAACGACGCCGGAGTTACGGCAGTCATCGTTGCCGATGCAACCATCCGACGAGGGCGCAGAGTCGACATGGCAGCAGAGATGGCTGCGGCGGTCGCCGCCGCGCCCTCGGTCACTTCAATCGTCACCGTGGCCAACGTCGACGAAATGGTCACGTTCAAGACCGACAATCTCACCGTCACCAGCTGGACCGAGCTCCTCGCCGGCGACAACGTCCGCGACACTGCGAGGGCCTTTCCCGCGATGCAAACGCTGATGCTCGGTTACACCTCGGGGACGACTGGCACCCCAAAGGGCGCGGTGCATACACACGCAGGGTTCACCGTCAAGGTCGCTACGGAGATGGCCTACTCCTTCGACGTCGCGCCCAATGATCGGGTCTGTTGGGTGACCGACATGGGATGGGTGATGGGACCATTCACAATCGTCGGAGCGCACGCCAACGGCGCCACGCTGGTGTTGTACGAGGGCTCACCTGATGCCCCCGACACTCTGCGTCTGTGGGAACTCGTCGAACGGCATTCAATTTCGACACTCGGCCTGTCGCCGACCCTCATCCGAGCCTTACGCGACACGCCCCTTCCGACGATCAGGAGCCGCGACTTGAAGTCGGTGCGCACCCTGGGCTCCACCGGGGAGCCCTGGGACCCCGACTCCTACGACTGGCTCGCCGTGGAGGTCTTTGACGGTCGGGTGCCGATCATCAACATCTCTGGTGGCACCGAGGTCGGCGGATCGTTCCTCGCCCCCTATCCGGTGGAGCCGATCGCCAGCTGCTCACTGGGCGGACCTTCGCTGGGCATGGACGTCGACGTTGTCGACGGAAACGCCCGGTCGGTGCGCGGCGGCATAGGCGAACTTGTTTGCCGTACCCCATGGCCATCGATGACGCGCAGCGTGTGGCGCGACCACGACCGGTATCTGCAGTCGTATTGGTCAACCTTCGACGGTGTGTGGTGCCACGGAGATTTCGCACTCGTCGACACGAAGGACGGCGCGTGGTACATCCTCGGTAGGTCCGACGACGTGATGAACGTCGCGGGTAAACGCCTGGCGCCGGCAGAAGTGGAGTCGGTACTGACGAGCCATCCAGGCGTGGCCGAAGCGGCCGCGATCGGAGTGCCAGATCCGAAAAAGGGCGAAACCATCTGGGTATTCTGGGTTCCTCGCGAGGGTGCCGACTCCTCATCCGTCTCGGCCGAGCTCCGCGCCGCTGTCGCCGATAACATCGGAAAACCGTTCGCGCCGAACGAGATCATCGCCGTGTCGGAACTTCCCAAGACCCGCTCGGCCAAGATCATGCGCCGTGCGATCCGCGCAGTCGCGACAGGTGCCGACCCTGGAGACCTATCGAGTGCGGAGAATCCGGCGGCACTGGACCGTATACGTGCCGTTCTTGCGGACGCGCACCGGCGAGCCTAG